Proteins encoded by one window of Aphidius gifuensis isolate YNYX2018 linkage group LG2, ASM1490517v1, whole genome shotgun sequence:
- the LOC122849268 gene encoding uncharacterized protein LOC122849268 isoform X1 translates to MTNLAKQREEFNLSVFPFNNSLSARSISQLQSNYHLSSRYTSQTMQLRSLYTMHQYHLQERNNIQVLNDYSKNQGSPITEKWQGINFMGIMPTKKFSNNPKQAITSFPFRSDEDPTHQTIWRELNLHDAPQNFSIGAVATPHGTISLRLHNHIRVEMSLDRAIRITNFKNSILLSLSSSGSAAALLHPNGRIYQYGSRVEILAHDTYGNNKYAKMWYKGVSFTSEQCALVYLVDAAGTRTTTDSFSDMNQDFSLSVFSAESRQRHFDYHEALTVLEGAQYWQSDEGIENWVINNVRISQTPDGLVKIARSNNKYQLRTSASHGTATVTTPFLHCTASLGQTSHLFVRRGERRMHYDGSSFIVRNAGHSAGFDNNNQLKVY, encoded by the exons ATGACAAATCTTGCCAAACAACgtgaagaatttaatttatccgTATTCCCGTTCAATAACTCATTGTCGGCGAGATCGATTTCTCAGTTACAATCAAACTATCATCTTTCAAGCCGATACACAAGTCAAACTATGCAACTGAGATCTTTATACACTATGCATCAATATCATCTCcaagaaagaaataatattcaa gtactcaatgattattcaaaaaatcagGGAAGTCCCATAACTGAAAAGTGGCAAGGAATAAACTTCATGGGTATTATGCCTACAAAAAAGTTCTCAAATAATCCCAAGCAAGCCATCACTTCTTTTCCTTTCCGTTCGGATGAAGATCCTACCCATCAAACTATTTGGAGAGAATTAAACCTCCATGATGCACCACAGAATTTTAGTATTGGAGCTGTTGCTACTCCACATGGGACTATTTCTCTCCGACTTCACAATCACATTCGAGTTGAAATGTCTCTTGATCGTGCTATAAGAATCACAAATTTTAAG AATAGCATTTTACTTTCTCTCAGTAGCTCTGGATCAGCAGCAGCTCTTTTGCACCCTAATGGTAGAATCTATCAATATGGATCCCGTGTCGAAATCCTTGCACACGATACTTACGGAAACAACAA GTATGCTAAAATGTGGTATAAAGGGGTAAGTTTCACTTCAGAACAGTGCGCATTGGTGTATTTAGTTGATGCAGCTGGAACGAGAACAACAACTGATTCATTTTCTGATATGAACCAAGATTTTTCGTTAAGTGTATTTTCTGCCGAGTCTCGCCAAAGACATTTCGACTATCACGAGGCTCTCACAGTCCTTGAAGGTGCACAGTACTGGCAATCTGATGAAGGCATTGAGAATTGGGTTATAAACAATGTCCGTATTTCTCAAACACCAGACGGTCTTGTTAA GATCGCACGTAGTAACAACAAATATCAACTGAGGACATCAGCAAGCCATGGAACAGCTACCGTGACGACCCCGTTTTTGCACTGTACTGCATCACTGGGTCAGACATCTCATCTTTTTGTAAGGCGTGGTGAAAGACGAATGCATTATGATGGTAGCAGCTTTATAGTGAGAAATGCTGGCCACAGCGCTGgctttgacaataataatcagctgaaagtttattaa
- the LOC122849268 gene encoding uncharacterized protein LOC122849268 isoform X2: protein MEMGENSILLSLSSSGSAAALLHPNGRIYQYGSRVEILAHDTYGNNKYAKMWYKGVSFTSEQCALVYLVDAAGTRTTTDSFSDMNQDFSLSVFSAESRQRHFDYHEALTVLEGAQYWQSDEGIENWVINNVRISQTPDGLVKIARSNNKYQLRTSASHGTATVTTPFLHCTASLGQTSHLFVRRGERRMHYDGSSFIVRNAGHSAGFDNNNQLKVY from the exons AATAGCATTTTACTTTCTCTCAGTAGCTCTGGATCAGCAGCAGCTCTTTTGCACCCTAATGGTAGAATCTATCAATATGGATCCCGTGTCGAAATCCTTGCACACGATACTTACGGAAACAACAA GTATGCTAAAATGTGGTATAAAGGGGTAAGTTTCACTTCAGAACAGTGCGCATTGGTGTATTTAGTTGATGCAGCTGGAACGAGAACAACAACTGATTCATTTTCTGATATGAACCAAGATTTTTCGTTAAGTGTATTTTCTGCCGAGTCTCGCCAAAGACATTTCGACTATCACGAGGCTCTCACAGTCCTTGAAGGTGCACAGTACTGGCAATCTGATGAAGGCATTGAGAATTGGGTTATAAACAATGTCCGTATTTCTCAAACACCAGACGGTCTTGTTAA GATCGCACGTAGTAACAACAAATATCAACTGAGGACATCAGCAAGCCATGGAACAGCTACCGTGACGACCCCGTTTTTGCACTGTACTGCATCACTGGGTCAGACATCTCATCTTTTTGTAAGGCGTGGTGAAAGACGAATGCATTATGATGGTAGCAGCTTTATAGTGAGAAATGCTGGCCACAGCGCTGgctttgacaataataatcagctgaaagtttattaa